In a single window of the Nodularia spumigena CCY9414 genome:
- a CDS encoding DUF262 domain-containing protein, whose protein sequence is MNLAPTEAKMWEKAASKKQIRMSDAEINEKYESGEQRILTEMNREKLPSFVEALKKPRYMDVRPFYQRRTRWDETMQSRLIESFLINIPVPPIVLYEKEFNCYEVMDGQQRITALHDFYDNRLELTGLELWPELNGRTYANLPAKIRAGIDRRSISSIVLITESASNPEEALLLKQLAFERLNTGGVALSRQEIRNCLYYGKFNQLLLELANNSIFADAWGIPIDNEQQLNDNNLYKKMEDAELVLRFFALRHVEDFRRGLEGFMNLYMMKSLNFSDEDIDILKNIFLQTIDLAHQIYSNNLFKPFDPSSETWKENAYKAYYDAVMVGFSRHLVNADTLVEKKNNSN, encoded by the coding sequence ATGAATCTTGCACCAACAGAAGCAAAAATGTGGGAAAAAGCAGCTTCTAAAAAACAAATTAGAATGTCTGATGCTGAGATAAATGAAAAGTATGAATCTGGTGAACAAAGAATATTGACTGAAATGAATCGGGAGAAGCTACCAAGCTTTGTTGAAGCCTTAAAAAAACCTAGATATATGGATGTGCGTCCTTTTTATCAAAGAAGAACTCGGTGGGATGAAACGATGCAATCAAGACTAATCGAGTCATTCTTGATTAATATTCCTGTTCCTCCAATTGTTCTTTATGAGAAAGAGTTCAACTGTTATGAAGTCATGGATGGTCAACAAAGAATTACTGCTCTCCATGATTTTTACGATAACCGTTTAGAATTGACAGGACTAGAACTTTGGCCAGAACTGAACGGAAGAACCTATGCTAATCTTCCTGCCAAAATTAGAGCAGGTATTGATCGTCGCTCCATATCATCCATAGTTTTGATTACCGAATCAGCATCAAATCCTGAAGAAGCGTTACTACTAAAGCAACTTGCTTTTGAAAGACTAAATACAGGTGGTGTTGCTTTAAGTCGTCAGGAAATACGTAACTGTCTGTATTATGGTAAGTTTAATCAACTCTTACTTGAACTAGCAAATAATTCTATCTTTGCGGATGCTTGGGGAATTCCAATTGATAATGAGCAACAACTAAATGATAACAATCTATACAAGAAGATGGAAGATGCCGAATTAGTTCTTCGTTTTTTTGCATTACGCCATGTAGAAGATTTTCGTAGAGGACTGGAAGGATTTATGAATCTATATATGATGAAAAGTCTCAATTTTTCTGATGAAGATATCGATATTCTCAAAAATATTTTCCTCCAAACTATAGATTTAGCACATCAAATATATTCAAACAATTTATTTAAGCCCTTTGATCCCAGTTCTGAAACATGGAAGGAAAATGCTTATAAAGCTTATTATGATGCAGTTATGGTCGGATTCAGTAGACATTTGGTAAATGCAGATACTTTAGTAGAAAAAAAAAATAATAGTAATTGA
- a CDS encoding ABC transporter ATP-binding protein, whose amino-acid sequence MIEVEHLSKTYGSTPAINDVTFSVEPGEILGFLGPNGAGKTTTMRILAGYLPATEGKARIAGFDVNEDSLAVRQRIGYLPETPPLYPEMTVEGFLHFVARIKGISAGDRTEKVTAAITRCNLEDKSKVIIRKLSKGYRQRVGIAQAIVHDPPAIILDEPTVGLDPRQIIEVRNLIKSLAGTHTIILSTHILPEVSMTCSRVAIINKGNLVATNTPENLMTQLAGGSGYELEIEGDSGLAKQVLQKVAGVSLVESVSSHQPSSDNRAYLRVISQPGIEPGKDIATTLLNADFGLYEMRRVSATLEDVFLQLTTEEKNLESLAESETNEGEAA is encoded by the coding sequence ATGATTGAAGTAGAACATCTCAGTAAAACCTACGGTTCCACCCCAGCGATTAATGATGTTACCTTTAGCGTCGAACCTGGGGAAATTTTAGGCTTTTTAGGGCCGAATGGGGCTGGTAAAACTACAACCATGCGGATTTTAGCGGGTTATCTCCCAGCTACAGAGGGTAAAGCCAGAATTGCTGGTTTTGATGTCAATGAAGATTCTCTCGCAGTGCGCCAACGCATTGGCTATTTACCCGAGACACCGCCGTTATATCCAGAAATGACCGTGGAAGGGTTTCTACATTTTGTAGCACGAATTAAGGGCATTTCCGCAGGCGATCGCACCGAAAAGGTAACAGCCGCCATCACACGCTGTAACTTAGAAGATAAGAGCAAAGTCATTATCCGCAAATTATCTAAAGGATATCGCCAAAGAGTCGGCATTGCTCAAGCCATTGTTCATGATCCCCCAGCGATTATTTTAGATGAACCGACAGTAGGACTTGATCCCCGACAAATTATTGAGGTACGGAATTTAATTAAAAGTCTCGCTGGTACGCACACAATTATTCTGTCTACCCACATTTTGCCAGAGGTGAGTATGACTTGTAGCCGGGTGGCAATTATTAACAAAGGTAACTTAGTAGCAACTAATACCCCAGAAAATTTAATGACACAGTTGGCAGGTGGCTCAGGATATGAATTAGAAATTGAGGGTGATAGTGGTTTAGCAAAACAAGTATTGCAAAAAGTGGCAGGTGTAAGTCTGGTAGAATCTGTTTCGAGTCATCAACCATCGAGCGACAACCGCGCCTACCTGCGGGTAATATCACAACCAGGAATAGAACCGGGAAAGGATATTGCTACAACTTTGCTAAATGCCGATTTTGGATTATATGAAATGCGACGTGTCAGCGCTACCCTAGAAGATGTATTTTTGCAATTGACTACAGAAGAAAAAAATTTAGAATCCCTTGCAGAATCAGAAACCAATGAAGGAGAAGCAGCATAA
- a CDS encoding DUF4340 domain-containing protein → MKLPRTTLILISLALGLSGFVYFYEIQGKTQREEVKKQQQQIFSFTEDDIQSLTVKTQDITLNLERNTEAENSRWLLTYPTTEPANDAIVAYLTNLLVKGESDRTLSIPANQRAEFGLEQPLATININLKNQKTHQLILGKPDFNNRFLYAQADAGTPENDNINVLLVSRDFANAVNRELSEWQPPKDTSEDKKSPENETIKN, encoded by the coding sequence ATGAAATTACCACGAACAACTTTAATTTTAATATCACTAGCGCTGGGTTTGAGTGGTTTCGTTTATTTCTATGAAATTCAAGGTAAAACTCAGCGAGAAGAAGTTAAGAAACAACAGCAGCAAATTTTCTCGTTTACAGAAGATGATATCCAATCTTTAACAGTCAAAACCCAAGATATCACTCTGAATTTAGAACGTAACACTGAAGCGGAAAATTCCCGGTGGTTGCTAACATATCCGACTACAGAACCAGCAAATGATGCTATTGTGGCTTATTTAACGAATTTGTTAGTTAAAGGTGAAAGCGATCGCACTTTATCAATTCCAGCTAACCAACGCGCAGAATTTGGTTTAGAGCAACCACTCGCCACTATTAATATTAACCTAAAAAATCAGAAAACTCATCAGCTAATTTTGGGTAAACCTGACTTTAACAATCGTTTTTTGTATGCTCAAGCTGATGCAGGAACCCCAGAAAATGATAATATAAATGTCTTGCTAGTATCTAGAGATTTTGCCAATGCCGTAAATCGGGAACTTTCAGAATGGCAACCACCTAAAGATACAAGTGAG
- a CDS encoding GldG family protein, with protein sequence MNIIKKKKLVKYLFWLGPFLVAAGLTSGLVSGNWGIIPLIFIITGTVISGVWIVLQSQQNRWWNSRSTQASTNALIAIVAVFVILGLVNFLATRYNLRQDLTEAQLYTLSPQSQNLVRRLPQSVKVWVFDVNRNPLDGELLENYRRQSSNFQFEYIDPQARPTLANKFGVQDYGEVYLESGDNRQLVQKLNVNERLSEVRLTNRLQQITTTTTTPIYFLQGHGEKPISGQGGISQAIQSLDDINYIASPLNLVETSQVPENAAVVVVAGPKQELFDNEVKALQNYLNRGGNLLLMIDPNTDTNLDSLLQEWGISLDNRLVVDVSGTGVGLGPAVPIVTNYGKHPITAEFGNGISFYQLARPLQINTVPDIEATALLQTQPYPQSWAESDLKSEKLEFDSQTDTPGSLTLGVALTRTIPATTQPTPEASPTPTPTPEASLTPTPTPEASPTPTPEISPTPEASPTPTPTPTPTPETQATPEASPTPETQATPEASPTPTPTPTPEASPTPTIEGETDSNSTTEDKSEEPKIESRLVVIGDSDFATDGLFQQQLNGDVFLNSVTWLSQQDQQLLSIRPKEARNRRINLNIVQANLLTLSSLLLLPLMGLVTAAIMWWKRR encoded by the coding sequence ATGAATATCATCAAAAAAAAGAAACTGGTAAAATATTTATTTTGGCTAGGGCCATTTTTAGTGGCTGCGGGCTTAACATCTGGGTTAGTTTCAGGAAACTGGGGAATTATTCCCTTAATTTTTATAATTACTGGAACTGTCATCAGTGGAGTGTGGATAGTATTACAAAGTCAGCAAAATCGATGGTGGAATAGTCGTTCTACTCAAGCTAGTACTAACGCCCTCATTGCCATTGTCGCAGTATTCGTCATTTTAGGGTTAGTTAACTTTTTGGCGACTCGCTATAACCTGCGTCAAGACTTAACAGAAGCCCAATTATATACCCTATCGCCTCAATCTCAAAACTTAGTGCGTCGCTTACCGCAATCAGTCAAAGTGTGGGTATTTGATGTTAATAGAAATCCCCTAGACGGCGAATTACTCGAAAACTATCGGCGACAAAGTTCAAATTTTCAGTTTGAATATATTGACCCCCAAGCTCGACCAACACTAGCAAATAAGTTTGGTGTTCAAGACTATGGGGAAGTTTATCTAGAATCTGGAGATAATCGCCAATTAGTGCAAAAGTTAAATGTCAATGAACGTTTATCAGAAGTTAGATTAACAAATCGTTTGCAACAAATTACCACTACGACCACGACTCCAATTTACTTTCTTCAAGGACATGGAGAAAAACCCATATCTGGTCAGGGGGGAATTTCACAAGCCATTCAGTCATTAGATGATATAAATTATATTGCATCTCCCTTGAATCTAGTGGAAACTTCCCAAGTTCCAGAAAATGCTGCTGTTGTTGTAGTAGCTGGTCCCAAACAAGAATTATTTGATAACGAAGTCAAAGCCTTACAAAATTATCTCAATCGTGGTGGAAATTTACTATTAATGATTGACCCCAATACTGATACCAATCTCGACAGCTTGCTGCAAGAGTGGGGTATTAGCTTAGATAATCGTTTAGTAGTGGATGTTTCTGGGACAGGTGTGGGACTTGGCCCTGCTGTTCCCATTGTCACCAATTACGGAAAACATCCCATAACCGCAGAGTTTGGTAATGGTATTTCCTTTTATCAATTAGCAAGACCTTTACAAATTAACACCGTACCTGATATTGAGGCTACAGCCCTACTGCAAACTCAACCTTATCCTCAGAGTTGGGCGGAAAGTGACCTAAAAAGCGAAAAATTAGAGTTCGACTCCCAAACAGACACCCCAGGTTCTCTGACTTTGGGTGTGGCTTTGACGAGAACCATTCCAGCTACAACTCAACCAACTCCCGAAGCTTCACCCACACCCACACCCACACCCGAAGCTTCACTAACTCCCACACCCACACCCGAAGCTTCACCAACTCCCACACCCGAAATTTCACCAACTCCCGAAGCTTCACCCACACCCACACCCACACCCACACCCACACCCGAAACTCAAGCAACTCCCGAAGCTTCACCAACTCCCGAAACTCAAGCAACTCCCGAAGCTTCACCCACACCCACACCCACACCAACTCCCGAAGCTTCACCCACACCCACAATTGAAGGTGAAACTGACTCCAATTCCACAACCGAAGATAAGTCCGAAGAACCTAAAATTGAGTCACGGTTAGTAGTAATTGGAGATTCAGATTTTGCAACTGATGGATTATTTCAACAACAACTGAATGGAGATGTGTTTCTCAACTCAGTTACTTGGTTGAGTCAACAAGATCAACAACTTCTTTCCATTCGCCCCAAGGAAGCAAGAAACCGTCGAATTAATTTAAATATCGTCCAAGCTAACCTTTTAACATTGTCATCTTTGTTATTACTACCTCTCATGGGGTTAGTCACTGCGGCTATTATGTGGTGGAAACGGAGATAA
- a CDS encoding ABC transporter permease → MGIVLSNIIAIYRRELQSYFISPLAYAIASVFWFIGGLFFVMILLGPDGILPAVAQIDLQQQQLGIPVPPIDVPYEFVRAFLDRMGWLLLFILPILSMGLYAEERKRGTLELLATSPVTNWAVAVGKLLGVLTFFTTLILPLFVFQAIAIGESNPPMSLTIPLLGHLGLILLAAAILSLGMFISSLTDSTILSAVLTFALVLLLLLVDVIAKSIGGSAGEILGHFSLLKHYNTLIQGIFDTSALILFTSYIFLGIFLTAQSIDALRFQRR, encoded by the coding sequence ATGGGTATAGTTCTGAGTAATATTATTGCCATTTATCGCCGAGAGTTACAGAGTTATTTTATCTCACCGTTAGCTTATGCGATCGCTAGTGTATTTTGGTTCATCGGCGGATTATTCTTTGTGATGATTTTACTAGGGCCAGATGGAATTTTGCCAGCAGTCGCCCAAATAGACTTACAACAACAGCAACTAGGGATACCAGTTCCACCCATAGATGTTCCCTACGAGTTTGTCCGGGCATTTTTAGATCGCATGGGTTGGCTATTGTTATTTATTTTACCAATTCTCTCAATGGGACTTTATGCCGAAGAACGCAAGCGCGGGACTTTGGAACTTTTAGCCACCTCACCAGTCACTAACTGGGCGGTAGCTGTAGGTAAATTATTAGGGGTATTGACATTTTTTACCACCCTGATTTTACCATTGTTTGTCTTTCAGGCGATCGCCATCGGGGAATCAAATCCTCCCATGTCCCTCACCATTCCCTTACTAGGGCATTTGGGCTTAATCTTGCTAGCAGCCGCCATCTTATCATTAGGAATGTTTATTTCCTCCCTCACCGACAGCACAATTCTCTCTGCTGTCCTCACATTCGCCCTCGTTTTATTGTTATTGTTGGTTGATGTAATTGCCAAAAGTATCGGTGGTTCAGCCGGAGAAATATTGGGACATTTCTCATTATTAAAACATTACAATACCCTCATCCAAGGTATTTTTGATACTAGCGCCTTGATTCTATTTACCAGTTACATTTTTTTAGGCATCTTTCTCACAGCCCAGTCAATTGATGCACTACGCTTTCAACGTCGGTAG
- a CDS encoding helix-turn-helix domain-containing protein, protein MALNAHEIVGCVAPTEEDTTLAQASSQALASYIQNHQIEQTIKVLFHEGMSETITIPASAFHLLVDILTQMAKGNAVTLIPVKKELTTQEAADILNVSRPYLVDLLESGAIPFRKVGTRRRVRYEDVIDYKNQIDAQRMQTLEELAAQAQELKMGYD, encoded by the coding sequence ATGGCACTGAATGCTCACGAAATAGTAGGATGTGTTGCACCCACAGAAGAAGACACGACTTTGGCACAAGCTAGTAGTCAAGCCTTGGCATCCTATATACAAAATCATCAGATTGAGCAGACAATCAAAGTCCTGTTCCATGAAGGCATGAGTGAGACAATAACTATACCAGCATCTGCATTTCATTTGCTTGTTGATATTTTGACCCAGATGGCCAAGGGAAATGCGGTGACACTTATCCCCGTTAAGAAGGAACTTACAACTCAAGAAGCTGCTGATATTCTCAATGTCTCGCGCCCTTATTTAGTAGATTTATTGGAGTCTGGAGCAATTCCCTTTCGCAAAGTTGGGACACGTCGGCGAGTGCGTTACGAAGATGTCATAGACTACAAAAACCAGATTGATGCTCAACGAATGCAGACTCTTGAAGAACTCGCTGCTCAAGCTCAAGAACTCAAGATGGGATATGACTAA